From Podospora bellae-mahoneyi strain CBS 112042 chromosome 5, whole genome shotgun sequence:
ACATTACCGACTACAGTCCAACCCTTCCCACATCATGGACAGCCTCCCATCTCGACTTGATTCTCTGCGTCCAAAGATTTTGGAGCTGGTGCGCATTGGTGGCGCGCCTGGCCTCTCACTCGGTGCCATGCACCACGGCACCCAAGTGTACTTCGCCAGCTACGGCTACCGTGATGTCGAGTAACGATTGTTTCCAAACGACGAGACGATTCTTCCCGTTTGCTCTCTGACCGAGGCTGCTACCTCTGCGGACCTGGGAATCGTGGTCGATAAAAAGAAAGCGAGATGGAACACGCTGGTCACGGACGCGCTGCCTTCGCCGAACATCCAAGACGAAACCCATCAGAACCAGATGACCATCGCCGATCTTCTCTGCCACCGATCGGCCATGATTTGGGGTGACAATATGCTCATCGGTACTGACGGCAACATCCTTGTCAGCAGCGCAAGCTCGATGAAATATCTCAACAGTCAGACACGACTTCTGCCATTCCGCGGTCAGTTTGCCTACAACAATCTAGCGTACGAGCTCGCTCACAAAGTTATCGAGTCTCTCAGCAAAGAGTCGTTCTTCGACTTTATCCAGAGTCGCATCTTTGACCGTTGGGCATGACGCGCACCTACCTCAAAACACCCCCATCTGACCTCGACAATGTTGGAGAGTGCTACAATGCTCTGGAGGACGAGACCTCCACACCCATCACCTGTGTCAGATTAGGAGACGACTGGCTCGGCGGTCCCCATGCGGGCATGAGGCCCTGCGTTAAAGACCTGATGAAGCTGTGCAAAGCGTTCATCAAAGCATTCGACCAACAAATTTCCACCGGACAGACATCTACCGAAGGACTACCGCGGAAGAAGGTCGCGAATCTGATGTCAGCAAAGATCTTCATGGACCAGCCATCAAAAAATGAGGCGTCATATGGCTTTGGCTGGGCCCGCGTGCAGCCTCCCGGAAGAATGGGTCAGATTGGCATCAATCCCCATTTGATGCCCGAGGGGATGCCCGTTGTCGGCAAAGGAGTACCGTCCCGTTTGGTTATTTTTACCAAGGAAGCATGCCTGGCACATTGGCTCTCAAAATGCATGTTCCTGATACGGAAagcgccatcttcatcacacCCAACGCACTGGCTTTCAACGATGTCCCTGACTGGGTTGGGCAGCTGCTTCTGGAGGAGTTTCTTGAGGTTCCGACCCACAAACGCAACGATTACATCGCGGCAGCCAAGATTTCAGCAGCTACGAATTTTCGGTGGTACCCTGATCTCGTTGAGGAGCTTCAGCGAACACGGATGAGCGGGCCATTGTCGCGGAATCTGAGTGCTTATACCGGGACGTACTGGGATAAGATAATATCGTCAAGGTTGTTGTTACCGTGGAGGAAGCCCATCTCTACTGGGCTCCTTCAGGGCCTCAAGACCGAGAAATTTCGACTCAATCACTATGAGGATGACGTATTCACTTGGCTCCAGCCACGCAACGAGTTATCACGGCGCGAACGATGGGTTGGTACGGACCAAGGGCCGAGCTTCTGGAAGGTGGAGTTTAAGGTTGGGCCAGATGGTAATCCTGATCCTCTGTACTAGTTCCATGACAATGATGTTCCAGTAGACGAGTACAAGAAAGAGTAACGTGTGGCCATTGTAGCTAGAATGAAGTGCGATGAGTTTGCAAAGGAAGTTTAGGGGGAGTCTTATATGTCGTTTGTCGGACAATATGGTTTGTCAGGCAATATCACAAGTTCAATTCCATGCTCCAAATCAACTGCTGGATCCcatctacctacctaccgaCCTACCTATATACCTGTACACAAAGAcgtgttgttggggagagaGTTGTTCgtaagggttagggtttaaCCACCCGACACTCAGCACAGTCCAGACTGTGCATCTGGTGGACTGTAGTACCGTGGCAGGCCACAGTGATCCGTGTAATTCTAGCATCGCGAAGGACAGTCGCAGCAAGGTCAACTGTGAGCCAATGGAGGAAGCGTCGAATGTTGCTTTGATGTCGGTTCGAGAGACAACACAATCGGAGATTTTTGGTTGGCCGTTGAACTTCAGCAGCCGCCCGGCCTGGTGGGGCATGCAAGTCCCCGCCAGTCGTGCGACATCGGCCTTCCGATTGGCTGGGCTCAGCGCCTACAGAATGCCGCCAACGTCTTGGGTCAAAAAATAGCAATCGAATTCCAAGAGCCTCACTCGATCGCcttgtttcttttcccaTGTTGTGCAATTGGAGCTTAGGCGCCAATAGACGCGCTTGTTTCAAGCCGAAATGAATCATCCGTTGCCATGGATCAACGTCGGATCAAGATGGCTGGCGAACAGAACGGAGACACATAAGATGTCGAGCTGCCTCGACGGGGCTCGCTGCTTGGAGTTTCTGTTCAGCAACACAAGCACAACACACACGTCTTTTCCTTGGGTTTtgtttcccttttttcctttttcttaGGGTCTCTTTTTTCCTATCTTTCCTTTGTGATTATCTACAGGTTTTCAACTTGGGTATCTCCTTTGGTCTTCGGTTTTCCTTGACTCCTCGATTACCCCcagtcaccaccagcacatcCACATCTATTCGACATTTCTTGGCAGTTGACCTGTCCCGATATCTTCCCCAAAACTTCACGCAGCCAGCCGTGAAGTAACGAAACCCTGTCCCACGGTCTTATCACCAGTTGCCCAACATTCCCGTGACTACTTCCTTCCCGCCTCCCCCGACGGTGCCGTTTCCAAAATCCAAGTTTCCTCTCAGAACAGCCACCAAGGAGAGACCTTCGCTTGAGCTGATTACCGAGTTCAACAACGCCGGGCCTAACAAGATGCGGTTCCAAGCGCCGCAGCTCGGCGCCTTGGGCGTCACCTTTACTGTCATGAGGGCATCACAGTTTGCGTGCCTCATTTCTGTCATTGGTCTTTGTGCCAACTTCATCAACGAGATTGCCACAGCCGAGCACAGTCCCCCATCAGAGCTTGTCGGTGCTTTGACAGTGGTATGTTGTCCCATATCTCGACCACTGCATCATATACTGACCTAAAACAGGCCGTCACAGCCATAATCTATGTGATCATCACATACATCTTGTACTACGACAACATGCTTTCGATGCTGACCACTGCTGGTctcgacagcctcctcctcgttgcCTCCATCGTCGTAGCTTCCTTGATTGGGAAGCCCCTTTCCATGCTCAACTGCGCTGCTCTCCCGTCCTCAGAATGGTCTTCCGGCCTGTTTTGGTCCACACCTTCCCCAATCAAGTcgatcatcaccaagaccatTTCCTACATCAGCTTCGTTTTGCTTGACCAGACAACCTGCTACCAAATCAAGGCTGTGTGGGGATTGTGCATCACCATCTGCCTGCTCTTCGCCTTTTCCACACTGGCCTGCCTCGGCCTCTGGCAACGCATCCGTCGCGagaccaagaacaaggataTTGAGGGTTAGGGGCGCGCGGGCACCTACGGAGGAGTGCGTGGTGTTGGGAAAGCATGGGAGTCGGACGTGTCTCTTGGCACAAAGTCAATGGCTTCCACCAATTCCTACTACCCAagcttcccccctcctccgctggTGCCCATCCTCGACCGCGGAAACAGCCGTGCTCCCCCTGCGGCTTTGCTTTCTGTTGGAAATAATAACGCCCTCGGTTTGTCAATCACTCAGCCGAGATACAGCTGTGAATCGGACGCATCTTCCATCAACAGCGTTTTCACTGGCGGCAGTCCCCCGACCAAAGGGCTGCGCCCACCGCCCAGGCTACACATGCGAGCGCCAGCCAAGACAATGCCGACGATCCCAGGGTCTCCCActgatgagaaggagggacAATATCAGGGCCTCTCCCCCCTGGCGTCTCGGGTCCCAGTGCTTACCTTGACAATCCCGAACACACAAGCAACAGTCACGTCTTCCAGTAACGACAAAATTCCCGAAGAACACAAACGGGTCCCAACTCGCCTTCCCTGTTCTCCTTTGTCGCCTATTAGAGGCTTCATGGCCGCTCGGCGCAACCGCAGGTCCGGCGGTGTGCCCGTCCCACCTCCCATCGTCGTCCCTTCGCCTCCGGGCAGGAGCTCTCGCTTCAAGGAGCAAACGAGTCCCAGTCCGGCGCTTGAGACGGTGATTTTCAGCCCACCCCCTATTCCTAGTGCtcccaagaagaggaagacggtctgggagggatggtgggatATCGGActgttggagaggatgaacACCATCAAGAGAAAGGCGCTCCCTAAATAGATGAACGATGAGGGACGTAATGGATGATGTAGAATGATCCTTGGTTAGGCCAATAATGATTTGGGATTGGAACATAATTTTTGGGTATGGGAAAACTGGGACAGGATCATCTATCTCCCTTTGGAAGGTTGAGATATAAAATATATGGAATATGCAGAAGATAATACAGATGGTTATTCAACACGACACTCATGAGGACTTTGTGCGGGGTCTTGATCGTAAAACTTTTACATCTCATTGAGTGACCTTTCTCGGAGACAGTTGTGATTCACACCTACCTAATGCTCGATCTTCCCCAGTGTACAAGTTCCCTCTTATCTTCcagctccaccaccgtctaAACGGCCCGGCAACGTAATCTCTCAAGCAGAAGTCGCGGTTGGTCGACATATCCGATCGTGACTTGACAGTGTACCCATAGATCTTCCCCGTGAAGTCTGGCTGCACATAAGCCACCACATCCCGGACACGTGCCGTGGTGACCATGTCAAAGCTGTGGATTTGGAACAGTTCCTGCTCCGCCTTGCGATATTGCCGGATTTTACCGGTTCAATTCTGACCGTGGAGCTGCCAGGTTCTTTTCCACTTGTTTCTAGTGTCAACCTCGAGAGCGAGCCGATCAACGTTATCTGTTCCGTTTCGTAGATTGCTGACGTGTTGGGAACAATATTGTAGTCTGCAAAGCTGAAACCTCtctggagggtggtggcgaAGTCAGGGGtgcggaggatgatgaagccGAGGTTGTCTCTGCGTGGTTTTTGTGTAATCGGAGGACCCAGACGGCGGGGGTTGGTAATGCGGGAGTGGCCGGGTAGAAAGGGCATAGACGGTCATTTCCTCTCTGGACAGACAATCATGAATAGTGTTTTACAAATTTCTAGAAGTGTATGGTTGAGACTTCGTTCCTTTAACGGATTCCTGCGGTGTTGCCTAAAACGTAAAAGATCCGTAAGATTAGGTTAGTGGATAGAAGAGGGAACAATAGACTTCATTCTTCATTGTGGCCTGTACAATGACCTTGACAGTAGTTGTCTCCGATGACTACGGAAATAGGTGACAAGCATGATACTAGTGTCATCTTTTGGCTCAGACTCGCAAACATGTGGCCTTCCGCCTCATTCTATCCAAGCTGATATAGAATATAGTCCAACCCTTCTCTATCCATTACATTACCTAAAGCTTAGACTATCTCTACTCGAAGCTGAGAGTACCGAGGATAACAGGCTCTGAATACTTCCTACTCACTAACACCTAAGGTAAATAGCCGCATGTTATAACCAATAATATAGTCTTCCGCCTAATTCTTATCCAAGCGTGTGTAGAGTATGGTCCAGGCCTCTTCAATTCATCTGACTGACACATAAAGCTTAGACTATGTCTATCTGAAGCTTAGAATATGTCTGTCCAGAGCTTAGACTATCTCTATTTAAAGCTTAGACTATCTCTATCTAAACTTTAGATTACCTCTATTAAGCCTAAACTATCTCTATCTACAGCTGAGATTGTTAAGGGGCAAATGCTCAGACTGCTTCCTGTTCACTTACACTTGACTACCTATGTTAAATGCATGTAAGTCATAACAGTCTATTTTCGTCCATTTTGTAGACAGGTGCATGATTTCATTGAGGGTCATCCAAGCCAAAGTGAAAGTTAGACCTCACATCATTAATCTTGCACTCAACTGCTAGCCTACCTCGAACAGTCAGATGCCACGGGGACCGCTGCTCCGATATCCGCTTTAGATCCCACTTTTCGAGCCAACTATTCTTGGCCCAAAGCTCGTACAGCgaataaataaagtaaatcACCAGGTTCTACAGCCCCAACTTGAAGCGATATAAAGTGCTGCTGACGGTGTGCGTCACAGTGGAGGATTCGAGATGCATCAGCAATATAAATTCCCCGCAAATCGGCTTCCCGTCCCGAAAAATATCATTTCTATCGTGACTGAGTCTTTGCTGTTCCCAGGAGAAAAATTGTCGATATAAAACCataccccatcacctccttttCTGACCGTTAGTACGCTCACCCCATGATAACCCTTCCCTTACACACCCATAATgcctctcctctccatcttcctcctccccctcctcctcccttcaTCCCTCGCCCAAAAGAAAGGCAACCTCAGCCCCgaaacccacccccccttccaatGGGCACAAtgcacctcccccaccaactGCACAAcaatcaactcctccctcgtcctcgacgcCAACTGGCGCTGGGTCCACGACGACAAGTATCGCAACTGCGTGGAGCAAAACCCAGACGGCACCCAGTGGTGGAACCCCGCCGTTTGCAATCTAGGTGATGAAAGTCCGGCGTCAACTAACAATTGCACCTCAAAGTGCCTTCTCGAAGGAGCCGGGGACTATCGTTGGAGCTATGGCATCACTaccaccaacgccacccTGATGCAGAAGTTGGTGACGAGGATCGAGTTCGCTACCAATTATGGTTCAAGGCTTTTCTTGCTGGAGAAAAAGGATAGATACCAGACTTTTGTGCTGTTGGGAAATGAGCTTAGTTTTCAGGTTGATTTGTCGACTGTTGGGTGTGGGGTTAATGCTGCGTTGGGGTTTGTGGCTATGGATgctgatgggggggtggagaggcatAAACCGTGGAATGAGGCTGGGGCGGAGTATGGGACTGGGTATTGTGACGGCTGGTGTCAGGATAGGCAGAGatttgttggggggagggccGCGACGAATAAACAGGGGGTGCGGGGGTACCAGTGGCAGAGTGATGGGGCTTGTTGTCCCGAGTTTGCGGTTTGGTGAGCTGTTGTGATGTCTTGAGAGTGAATAAGGCTGATGACGATGCAGGAACTCGAACGCTCATTCATACTCGATGTCTTCGCATATTTGTGAGAATGATTATTATGAACCATGCCCCGGACCTTGGTGCGACCCGACGTATTATGATCCTGACGAGAGGGGCGTTCCACCAAAGTGTGCCAGGAAAGGGTGCGAGTACAACCCGTATAGGATGGGGGCGAAGGAGTTgtatgggaaggggaagctgGTTGATACCACAAGGAAATTCACGTGAGTGTTATGCGTTAGACCCGCGCTATGTGTTGCTGACAAGGCTTCAGCGTTGTGACTCGTTGGGAAGAAGACCGTCAGTATCAGTTCTTTATCCAAGATGGGAAAAAGATTGATGTCCCAGCTCCAACGTGGGATGGGCTCCCAAAGCAAAGCGGCTTAAGTAAGGAAATGTGTGATGTACAGGCCAACGTCTTTATGGAGCAAGACATCTGGGCGGTGCATAATGGCTGGCCGACACACCAAAGGCAGGTGTTGAGCCGGCCCATGGTGTTGGTCACATCGATTGATGCGGCTGATGTGAGTGTATATTCTCGTGCTGTGAGCTGTTTTGCCGCTAATAATCTGGTGGAAGTGGTATACGTGGAACACCTGGCTTGACTCATCCAAGATACCCCCTTATGATGACCGGGATCCTGGTGTCGAGCGTGGACCCTGTCCATGGGAAGATAATGAACCCTCGATTGTTCGAGCAAACAATGGTGAAGCGTAAGTCTCCTttgtgggtggtgaagaaagaATCTGACATGATCTGACATGATACAGAAAGGTTGTGTGGTCCAACATCAGATTTGGGCCTATTGGGTCAACAGTTGAACTGTGAGGCCACATTATCTACATTTCTTTCAGCTAGTAGTTTTGAAGGCAGTGTACCTTAGAAATCGTTAGTAATAAACCCCCAAATATAAGATAATAAATTGATAACCTCAAGTGACTTCTGAAATTCCTCGAAGCACAAATCTATACGTGCACTTTATCATGCAGATCGGCAGCGGTGGCTGGCATCATCGTGCAAAGTGTAATGGGCTTGCCAAAAATGCCATGCTATACATGTATTTTAGAAGACTTTGCTAGTGCCAACCATCCTTTCCAGCATGCCTTATATCCTGCCATACTTGATGGCAAGGGGTACCTCTTGCCGGCCGTCCTGGATCTTCCACGTTTGCACCATTTTTGCTAACACCTGCAGCACAATGGCAAGCCATGCACCACCTGCACTGCACAGCGGATGTGTGATGAGGCTATTCAGAGTCTCTTCCACCGGCACAGGGATAGACAACAATAAGTTAGAGCAGGCGAAATgttttcttccactgcctGGCATTGGACAGCCaacactacctacctatcgACACCGTCATGATACCGCCTGGCAGCCCTGTCTGCCACCCTGCCGCTCCGTTATGCACGAAGAAGAGatgaaaagaaagagaataAGCCAATAACCGGATTCTGGTGCCCACAGAGTTCTAGAAATTTCTCGGAAAACATTTTGAGAACCTGGCCACTTCGCCCAAAATAAGGAATGCCTGTAAGGCCACGAAGGGCATCAGTGATCCCCAAGTTGGTCAAACAACAATATTTCCTAATAGTCGCCATTTATCGCCAGTCAGATTGATTGCCAGGCCTGTAGTAATGGCTCCTTTTGACGACGCATAGCTCACAGCTACCTCGCTGGCCACCCCATCAAGttcgccacctccctcgtcctccaccCTGCTGTCAATCCCCTCGATGCGACGCACTTCATCACCTCACATGCCCCCGTCATCCATTCGCCATCTCCCCTTGCCCTCGCCCATCCCATCAGCTTTCTGGCATCACAGTGGAGACCTCTGCTACTTCTcgtcctccctcctcccgcgCTCTCTCCTCCCGCCACCCCTTTCGCTGCGACAGCCACACACTTCTCTGCCTTCCCTAACGAGCTGGTCCCTTTGACGATCGAAAGAATCGAAAGCTGGCGTACAACCCTCATCTCTACAAACAGCGAGACGACCACCAGTTCCAACCATTCATTCCCCGCATCACTCAACACAAGAGAGAGGATCGAAGCCTAGCGCGCAGATCTCGTCTCCACAAGCAGTGAGATGACTGACAGGGCCCCTCAAGTTCTGACAACTCGAGAAGCCTCTGGCGTCAACAGCATTCCCCGAGAGATTCGCGGAGAGATAATGAGACGCAGACAGTTCCTCTGGCATCTGGAATACGTCTCACGGATGAAGGTCGTTGACGACATCAGCAGGTTAGCCATGAAAATGGCAGTGAAAAATGAGATCAAGCGGTGTATGCATCCctttcaacctcttctcccctctccaTTTCTTCACTCACTGCCATGCCTTCTTCAAGACTCACAACCCCACTCTGTCTCAACACAAGCTAGCCCCTCCGGCACTCACAGCAAAAGcgatcaccaccgcctccgccggcaccaccctcctgtcttcctctctccccgcccTGCCCCAAAACAAGGGGTTACTCAACTGGGTGGACCGCTCCACGAgcatcccccacccctccttcccccgcTCTGGGCgctcctctcctctttctcggcctcttctttttcgtttGGTGGCTCGTTACGCCATCGCTCGCGAACGTGCCTTTCCGGCTAGATCCTGCGTTTGCAAACGCAAAAAGACGCCCACAGGCGAAACGGAATGGTGAGGAAAGGAGCTCGGGAGTGAGAAGAGTTGGTGATAGCCGGGCTGTGGAACCAAAAGGACATCCTACCCACACAGGGTAGGCCGGGTTCTCTACCCGCGCTGGAGAACGAGAAGAGTTGAGGATAACCCGTGACGACAAGCTAAGGAATGTGGGGGTGAACGGCGCCGGTGAACGATTATGAGGGGTATTTTGCGTCAGTAAGTTCATGGTGTTGGACTGGTTGTGCTTGCGACTTGGTGATATGCAATAGGGTTTGAGTTATGTCGATTGTGCAGGGTGGTCAattgtgacgaacccctatccagaacctctgaaaggcATACTAGgcgaaggcacttctgaacaatcctggttcggtacagctaaacagtgcacaacaatggcttgtcttaAATCACAATAGTCTTGATACCAACGAATGTGACTCATATTGCATACTGCAGAACTATCTGCTACCCatctagttcctccgtatatatagacctggggaccgtggaccgtggacTTATAAATGATCCTCGGTATTTACCTTATTAGTTCTGcctggaccgtggaccgtgagccccgccgCAGTCCTCGGTCCTAATTTTATTAGTCCGTCCTAGCCGCTAGACTGTAAGCCCCGCTCAACTTCCCGGTCCAGTCTTCATTAGTCCGCTAGTTCTCGCCATCTACCCAAAACTGTGACAATGAGACACAACCTctaataattattaatatcaATATGAAAAAAGTTTAAAGGATTTAATAAACTAGTGAAATAAGCTAACCTTAATCTTAACTTCGCTTACGTAAAATTCTGGCTAGATTAGTTTAGCTTAATAGCTTATCTTATAAAATAAGCCAAACTCAGCTCGGCTATTAACTACCCTGCAATTGTGTAATAGGTTATGAAGGTTATACTGTATTATATGACGTGGTTTACACTGGAGATTATGCTGTACTTGCTTTTGTTTATATAAATAGTTATCCTTTCTATACCGGGTATTATGCTGCTTGTGCAATGCGTAGAGAGTTAATTATGCATTTTAAGGTTCACACACTCAGTTCATCAGAACTATGTTATgtctctcatcatcaacacacaCACTTCTCGAGCACCTACACATATCTCAGTACTTTAAAGCAACTTTTACATACCCAATCTCCTTTACTACCATCCTTTACACTACTTATCTGAGCATTTCAAAGTACCAGTCCCAGCTCCAAGAGTCTGTTCTCAGACTCGATCCTAGTATTAAATCTGGAAAATCCAGCTTTTTACTCACTTTacttataataattttaGCTTTTACAGTTACTGATAAAACTCAATCTAAGTTTTAAATCCAGAAATCTCAGCTTATTGTTGATTTTATATCTAGTAATCTAAATTTTCAGAGCCTATTCACAAGACGATTTTAGGTAGCTTTAAATCCAGAAATTCCAGCCTTCATTCCCTACTCAAAGGAAAATCTGTAGGAGGCGACGAACGTCAAGGCATACTGGTGATATTGGTGATGCatggaaagaaaggaagtAAAAGGCAATTGGCGCAGCCCAAAGGCAAAGAAGACCTAGGAGCAAGACAGTGGGCCAGTGTCAACGCTCAAGAATCTCTTTGACTTTGTGCTTTAGCTTTACACACTACGCAGCGCTACAAATACGCGATTCTAGCACTAGCTTTATATATCTTAATTAAGCCATTAGTCTGAACACTTGAAGGTGCTTATCCCAGCGTAATACTGACTTTTGAGCTAGTAATTTAAGCTTCACAGTCTATTTTAAAACCAAACCCCATCCTTGAATCGAAGGGTCCTAGCATTTAGTTTTTGCTTAAGCCAAAGTCTATTTAACTTCATACTTAAGTTCTCCAGACCACCTAGCTCCAAAGATATATAATTCTAGCACTAGGTTTGGATATATTAGTTAAAACATAGCATCCCCCTTCTCGTAAAACCCAAACGGCACCGGACCCCTCGCCCACCTCGGCTGTACTTCCTCCCTGattccctccccttcaaaccGCACCACAGGCTTCAAAAtactcaaccccctccccccaaacgCACTCTCTCTCCATCgttcccaccactccccttcctccctcaaatACCCTCTCATcaccccatccccttcccacccctcccatgTCATCCTCAACAATTCCAACACATGattctcccccctcatcactcCCCAGTTAAACCTCTCCTTGCATCTGTCCACCACATTCCGAGGATACAAACCCGTCTCCTTATCCAAAAAAAACGTATCAACTCTAACCAAACTCCCCCTCACAATCCagcttcccccctctctcgcCCGattcaacaaccccatcatcgcCCCTACAGCACAGACAAGCCCGCAAGTCATATCGCTAACCGGCAAACTAGGCAAGACCGGCTCCCCATCAGCCAACTCGTAACTCCTCCCCATGACGTACGCCACACCAGAAGCACAATCAGCCATCTGCTGCCACCCGGGCCTACTAGCATACACCCCATCAGGACCGAAGCAATTCTCCGTCACgtacaccacccccttgtTCCGTTTGACAGCCATGGACAGAATATCGTGTTGGGAAAGACCGTATTTATCTAATGCACCGGGACGGAACCCCTGAATAAAAACATCCGCTTCGGCTAACGACTCCTGCAGCTTATCCCTGTCGGTGGGATCTCGAAGATCAAGGCAGGTGGTGATCTTGCCGGCTGTCAGACTGAGCTGAAGAACAGACATATCCGGCAGATGGGGGGCGTTGATTTTGATGACCGTTGCCCCTAACGATGCAAGGATGGAGGAGGCTACCGGGGCGGCGATGATGCGGGCTAGCTCGAGGACTTTTACCCCTGacaggggaagggggttggtcGTGTTGAGAGCCGGGAAGATGGTAGGTGGTGAGGGGACggagtgggagggtggggggatgACATCGATTAGCGGGTGCTTAGCCAGGGACTTTCCCATCGAGGTGGCGGACCAAGAGGCAGGAGTATGGCACTTTGTCCCGCAGTGACCGGCCGAGAGATTAAGGCACTCCACTTCGGCGGGTGACatgtttgttgttttctcGCGGAGGTAAGCCGCTGCCTCGTCGAGAGTTGTGATCGATGCTTCAGGGAAGGGGTCAATGCCGAGGTTAAGGAGCATAGGTTCTGGATTGAGTGATCCATGGAGGTTATACCACTGCCCAGGTATCTTGGTGGGATAGATACCCGTTGCTCTCAGCTTGAGCAGGTGGTTCAACTTAGGATGAAGACCTCTTTGCTGCCAATCCGGAACCAGCTCACCGAACCTCTTCTTATCTCTCATCAAGGATATAATCGACTCGTGGTCGAGGTAAACCGCCGCCACACCTCCAAGCCACAGGGTTGTATGTGTCGTGTTGATGACCACCTTCCTGGTAGGACTAGGCAACCCTCGGAGCGTTAGAATCTCATCGGCCAAGATACCGGTCATGGCATGGAGTGCTGCTGCAACAGGCGTAGACTTGACAGGGCCTGGGATGACAGGCTCGGCCTCACCTTCAAACCTAACTTTTGACAGGACGACCTCATTGTCTGTGAAGCCAGGGGTTTGTGCTGCCAAGACCCGGAGTATTCGGTGCGCATCCGTCAGTATCGGAACCAGTTCTCGGTCGGTAAAGGTCCCGGGGCCGTAGACATCGGGAAGTCTTGGTTCTGCCATTCTGTATGTTAGCGCTCAAGATACAGTCTTACAGATACGATGGTATTCCTGCTTGATCATTCTTACCCTGTAAGAGCAGTTATTCTTGCGTGTCTGTGCTTCGCCGCTAGACACCACAATAGCCGAGGAATCCGGTTGATATGAATAGCCTGAAATACTGATAACCGTCATAAAGGTAGATCAGCAAAGACGGGAACCGACATCCACACCAGGTAGTCAATAGAAACTCCGGCCCGTCAGCTCAGGTTTTATGCACCGATGCTGCATTTGTGACAATGCGGCCAAGTAAACATGATAGACCTTCGTTGGACAAGTCTACCTGGGATCAATGCTATACAGACAATCACCAGAATCGACGTGAAGGACCGCTGGTCAAATTTGTGAGAGTGCAGACAGAGGAAATGCCTGGGAGAGAGTTCAACACCCGGT
This genomic window contains:
- a CDS encoding hypothetical protein (COG:V; EggNog:ENOG503NYXR), whose product is MYMPHRSNPSHIMDSLPSRLDSLRPKILELVRIGGAPGLSLGAMHHGTQVYFASYGYRDVE
- a CDS encoding hypothetical protein (EggNog:ENOG503P50M): MRFQAPQLGALGVTFTVMRASQFACLISVIGLCANFINEIATAEHSPPSELVGALTVAVTAIIYVIITYILYYDNMLSMLTTAGLDSLLLVASIVVASLIGKPLSMLNCAALPSSEWSSGLFWSTPSPIKSIITKTISYISFVLLDQTTCYQIKAVWGLCITICLLFAFSTLACLGLWQRIRRETKNKDIEG
- a CDS encoding hypothetical protein (EggNog:ENOG503P50M) yields the protein MASTNSYYPSFPPPPLVPILDRGNSRAPPAALLSVGNNNALGLSITQPRYSCESDASSINSVFTGGSPPTKGLRPPPRLHMRAPAKTMPTIPGSPTDEKEGQYQGLSPLASRVPVLTLTIPNTQATVTSSSNDKIPEEHKRVPTRLPCSPLSPIRGFMAARRNRRSGGVPVPPPIVVPSPPGRSSRFKEQTSPSPALETVIFSPPPIPSAPKKRKTVWEGWWDIGLLERMNTIKRKALPK
- a CDS encoding hypothetical protein (EggNog:ENOG503PCPN; COG:G; CAZy:GH7), with translation MPLLSIFLLPLLLPSSLAQKKGNLSPETHPPFQWAQCTSPTNCTTINSSLVLDANWRWVHDDKYRNCVEQNPDGTQWWNPAVCNLGDESPASTNNCTSKCLLEGAGDYRWSYGITTTNATLMQKLVTRIEFATNYGSRLFLLEKKDRYQTFVLLGNELSFQVDLSTVGCGVNAALGFVAMDADGGVERHKPWNEAGAEYGTGYCDGWCQDRQRFVGGRAATNKQGVRGYQWQSDGACCPEFAVWNSNAHSYSMSSHICENDYYEPCPGPWCDPTYYDPDERGVPPKCARKGCEYNPYRMGAKELYGKGKLVDTTRNVVTRWEEDRQYQFFIQDGKKIDVPAPTWDGLPKQSGLSKEMCDVQANVFMEQDIWAVHNGWPTHQRQVLSRPMVLVTSIDAADWYTWNTWLDSSKIPPYDDRDPGVERGPCPWEDNEPSIVRANNGEAKVVWSNIRFGPIGSTVEL
- a CDS encoding hypothetical protein (EggNog:ENOG503NWA2; COG:I) — translated: MAEPRLPDVYGPGTFTDRELVPILTDAHRILRVLAAQTPGFTDNEVVLSKVRFEGEAEPVIPGPVKSTPVAAALHAMTGILADEILTLRGLPSPTRKVVINTTHTTLWLGGVAAVYLDHESIISLMRDKKRFGELVPDWQQRGLHPKLNHLLKLRATGIYPTKIPGQWYNLHGSLNPEPMLLNLGIDPFPEASITTLDEAAAYLREKTTNMSPAEVECLNLSAGHCGTKCHTPASWSATSMGKSLAKHPLIDVIPPPSHSVPSPPTIFPALNTTNPLPLSGVKVLELARIIAAPVASSILASLGATVIKINAPHLPDMSVLQLSLTAGKITTCLDLRDPTDRDKLQESLAEADVFIQGFRPGALDKYGLSQHDILSMAVKRNKGVVYVTENCFGPDGVYASRPGWQQMADCASGVAYVMGRSYELADGEPVLPSLPVSDMTCGLVCAVGAMMGLLNRAREGGSWIVRGSLVRVDTFFLDKETGLYPRNVVDRCKERFNWGVMRGENHVLELLRMTWEGWEGDGVMRGYLREEGEWWERWRESAFGGRGLSILKPVVRFEGEGIREEVQPRWARGPVPFGFYEKGDAMF